One Dioscorea cayenensis subsp. rotundata cultivar TDr96_F1 chromosome 15, TDr96_F1_v2_PseudoChromosome.rev07_lg8_w22 25.fasta, whole genome shotgun sequence genomic region harbors:
- the LOC120278161 gene encoding growth-regulating factor 4-like, with protein sequence MHRGRNRSRKPVETQTISQSQSSSSTVMSLAPSGRSSSFQSATPLHVVTGTGNNPQGSFSVASSGGSSSRLHVDPSSYGMANKDYRDLAVWKTFRFLPS encoded by the exons ATGCACAGGGGCCGCAACCGTTCAAGAAAGCCTGTGGAAACTCAAACCATCTCCCAGTCtcaatcatcttcatcaacGGTGATGTCTCTCGCTCCCTCTGGGAGGAGCAGCAGCTTCCAGAGTGCTACTCCTCTGCATGTTGTCACTGGTACTGGCAACAATCCACAGGGCTCGTTCAGTGTTGCCAGCAGTGGTGGCAGTTCCTCCAGGCTTCATGTTGATCCTAGTTCTTATGGCATGGCCAACAAAGATTACAG AGACTTGGCAGTTTGGAAAACTTTTCGCTTCCTGCCTTCATGA
- the LOC120277929 gene encoding uncharacterized protein LOC120277929, with the protein MVGSFILAICKKTMIETENGELACYDHGQGIPKLTLRLRMIMKDETADMEITAFDKQAELMTNLNVDFLQAIEEISQTIVPEKILAVVKKKFTFTVGLPPKAIKDDVLTYRIYRIKPIQLEGQSSTQTQKVQLAFTQSSMDDKSEITETKPQNDTDDTLESFLQVGLPQNLALVESPAKKQRRGKEKIE; encoded by the exons ATGGTtggttcttttattcttgcaatATGCAAAAAAACCATGATTGAAACAGAAAATGGTGAGCTTGCTTGCTATGACCATGGCCAAGGAATTCCAAAGTTGAC GTTAAGACTGCGGATGATAATGAAAGATGAAACTGCTGATATGGAAATTACAGCGTTCGACAAACAAGCTGAATTAATGACAAATCTTAATGTGGATTTTTTGCAAGCTATTGAAGAAATATCACAGACAATAGTTCCAGAGAAAATACTTGCTGTAGTGAAGAAAAAATTTACCTTTACTGTTGGCCTGCCTCCAAAAGCGATTAAAGATGATGTCTTGACTTATAGAATTTACAGAATAAAGCCAATTCAACTAGAAGGCCAAAGTTCTACCCAAACACAAAAAGTACAACTAGCATTTACCCAATCCTCTATGGATGATAAATCAGAGATTACAGAAACAAAACCCCAAAATGACACAGATGACACACTTGAATCCTTTTTACAGGTTGGCCTTCCACAAAATTTAGCTTTAGTAGAATCTCCAGCTAAGAAACAGAGAAG GGGAAAGGAGAAGATTGAATGA